The Campylobacter concisus genome has a window encoding:
- a CDS encoding ABC transporter ATP-binding protein has translation MQNALELKNICKIFGDVKALDDINFEVKKGEWVSVMGPSGSGKSTLVNILSLMDTPSSGTYMLGGDDASNLNADDTLKFRREKIGLIFQQFHLVPYLSALENVMIAQYYHSSVDEEDAKKALEAVGLSHRLTHRPSQLSGGEQQRLCIARSLINDPEILIADEPTGNLDEANERVILDLFCKLRKDGKTILLVTHNPDLGEYGDKIVYLRHGKLEKIRTIENPKVPNEI, from the coding sequence ATGCAAAATGCACTAGAATTAAAAAATATTTGTAAAATTTTTGGCGATGTTAAAGCACTTGATGATATAAATTTTGAGGTTAAAAAAGGTGAGTGGGTCAGCGTAATGGGGCCAAGTGGTAGTGGTAAGAGTACGCTTGTAAATATCCTTTCACTAATGGATACTCCAAGTAGTGGCACTTATATGCTCGGTGGCGATGATGCGAGCAATCTAAATGCTGATGATACACTTAAATTTAGACGTGAAAAGATCGGTCTTATTTTTCAGCAGTTTCACTTAGTGCCATATCTTAGCGCACTTGAAAATGTAATGATCGCTCAGTACTATCACAGCTCAGTTGATGAAGAGGACGCTAAAAAGGCACTTGAGGCAGTTGGTCTTTCTCACAGGCTAACGCATAGACCAAGTCAGTTAAGTGGTGGTGAGCAACAACGCCTTTGTATCGCACGCTCGCTCATAAACGATCCTGAAATTTTAATAGCAGATGAGCCAACTGGTAACCTTGATGAAGCAAATGAAAGAGTTATACTTGATCTATTTTGCAAGCTAAGAAAAGATGGCAAGACGATACTTCTAGTAACTCACAACCCTGATCTTGGCGAGTATGGTGATAAGATCGTATATCTAAGACACGGTAAGCTAGAGAAAATTCGCACTATTGAAAACCCAAAGGTGCCAAATGAGATATAA
- a CDS encoding TlpA family protein disulfide reductase, translated as MRYKILFLCLVSALVMGCVKQYEKHHITLNDSSGIDTQFFSTEKRLKIGDKPYMLFFFGTDCGVCKAAIPDLNTLEKEYGKEVQFIGVLGPSKGFDKDIELLKEHNITFKTTSDKVSVDYFSKAVGGVMGVPVIYFFDKDGKMRSKFIGLTPKSVLESAIRSLL; from the coding sequence ATGAGATATAAAATTTTATTTTTATGTCTAGTCTCAGCCCTAGTTATGGGCTGCGTCAAGCAGTATGAGAAGCATCACATCACTCTAAATGACTCAAGCGGCATTGATACGCAGTTTTTTTCAACAGAAAAGCGCCTAAAGATAGGCGATAAACCATATATGCTATTTTTCTTTGGCACTGACTGCGGAGTATGCAAGGCCGCTATACCTGATCTAAATACGCTTGAAAAAGAGTATGGTAAAGAGGTTCAATTCATTGGTGTTTTAGGACCTAGCAAGGGTTTTGATAAAGATATTGAGCTTTTAAAAGAGCACAACATTACATTTAAAACTACGAGCGATAAGGTTTCAGTTGATTACTTTAGCAAGGCAGTTGGTGGCGTCATGGGCGTACCAGTTATCTATTTTTTTGATAAAGATGGTAAGATGCGATCAAAATTTATCGGTCTTACACCAAAAAGTGTACTTGAAAGTGCTATAAGATCGCTCTTGTAG